One genomic window of Vibrio rhizosphaerae includes the following:
- the mukB gene encoding chromosome partition protein MukB produces MIERGKYQSLTMINWNGFFARTFDIDNLVTTLSGGNGAGKSTTMAAFITALIPDQSLLHFRNTTEAGSSQSSRDKGLHGKLQPGTCYAALDVVNSRKQRVLFAVRLQQVAGRDKKVDIKPFLIQGIPSHIRPTDILIETLSDQQARVRTISEVKDAVAGLEGTQFKTFSSVVDYHTQMFEFGVIPKKMRSSSDRSKFYRLIEASLYGGISSAITRSLRDYLLPQNGGVKKAFQDMEAALRENRMTLEAIKTTQADRDLFKHLITESTNYVASDYMRHANERRSKVEQALSFRQTLFGAQQTLVTQSELLTRVKDELDELTEQESALEQDHQSASDYLQLVHNALRQKEKIERYREDLEELSERLEEQLMVVEEAQEQTLEAEQHATILEDEVDSLKSQLADYQQALDVQQTRALQYQQAVQALEKAKAALDDDSLTADNASQKIQTLNQSQQQMTDRVLQLKHRLDMSAAVASQFEQAYQFVQSVLGDVARHSAHEHGVALIEKARHCKQSVTQENQWYTRQSEISRQLERQRDIAALAETYQHEYQETLDNESAINEAREKHQAVLDVVEQELIELRESRSDLRRRQEDVRAQIERLEKIAPQWIVARNALDDLREQSGEALESSQAVFSHMQQTLEREKQQTSEKEELARQRHNLEQDIERLASPGGANDARLKSLADTLGGMLLSEIYDDITLEDAPYFSAMYGPARHAIVVSDLSDIQERLAELDDCPEDVYIIEGDVDAFDDSSFDADELEGAVCVRLNDRQIRYSRFPEIPLFGRAAREQRLTQLRAQRDDIVELYAKASFDAQKQQRLYQAYQAFVASHITTAFEADPEKALQACREQLNQLGRSLTEFGHQEQQLQTRQQQSKNALSLLEKVAPFVHLLADDTLQEQAHEIEASLTELDEAKRFLSQHGSTIEQLSHCIHALENDPEQFDALESEYHDADQQLQQVKTQIFAISDLIERRHHLRYSDAVALVNQSDALSEQLKEKLQLAELQRGEARETLKQRQGQASQYHQVLASLKSAHQSKLETVQEFEQELQELGVQTDTSALERAEQRKNELYERLHVSRQRQSELERSRTSTEMEMTSLSRQLKKVEKEYRDLRTFIVNAKAGWCSVLRLARAHDVERRLHKRELAYLSAGELRSMSDKALGSLRLAVADNETLRDALRQSEDNARPERKVLFYIEVYQHLRERIRQDIIRTDDPVEAIEEMEVELARLTEELTQRESRLAISSESVASIILKTIQREQNRIRMLNQGLSNIHFGQVNGVRLNVKVRESHEMLLTGLSEQQAQHQDLFNSSRYTFSEAMAKLFQRVNPHIDMGQRSPQVLGEELLDYRNYLELNVEVNRGADGWLQAESGALSTGEAIGTGQSILLMVVQSWEEESRRLRSKDIIPCRLLFLDEAARLDGKSISTLFELCERLDMQLLIAAPENISPEKGTTYKLVRKIHKNHEHVHVVGLRGFGQNHAPESEDLTAEAS; encoded by the coding sequence ATGATTGAAAGAGGTAAGTATCAATCGCTGACCATGATCAACTGGAACGGTTTTTTTGCCCGTACGTTTGATATCGATAATTTGGTCACCACGCTTTCCGGCGGGAATGGTGCGGGGAAATCAACCACAATGGCGGCCTTTATTACCGCACTGATTCCGGATCAAAGTCTGCTGCACTTTCGTAATACGACTGAAGCGGGTAGTTCACAGTCGTCACGGGACAAAGGATTACACGGTAAACTCCAGCCCGGTACCTGTTATGCCGCATTAGATGTCGTGAACTCGCGCAAGCAGAGAGTGCTGTTTGCCGTCCGGTTACAACAGGTCGCCGGCCGGGATAAAAAAGTCGATATTAAGCCGTTTCTGATACAGGGGATTCCCAGCCATATCCGCCCGACCGATATTTTGATTGAAACGCTGTCTGACCAACAAGCCCGGGTACGGACGATCAGTGAAGTGAAAGACGCTGTTGCAGGTCTGGAGGGAACGCAGTTCAAAACATTCAGTTCGGTTGTGGATTACCACACCCAGATGTTTGAATTTGGGGTCATCCCGAAGAAAATGCGTTCGAGCAGCGATCGCTCCAAGTTCTATCGCTTGATTGAGGCCTCTTTGTACGGCGGGATTTCCAGTGCGATCACACGCTCGCTGCGCGATTACTTGCTGCCGCAGAATGGTGGCGTAAAAAAAGCGTTTCAGGACATGGAAGCGGCACTGCGCGAAAACCGAATGACGCTTGAGGCAATTAAAACCACGCAAGCCGACCGGGATTTGTTCAAGCACCTGATTACCGAATCGACCAATTATGTTGCGTCTGATTACATGCGGCATGCCAATGAGCGCCGGAGTAAAGTCGAACAGGCACTTTCATTCCGCCAGACACTGTTTGGTGCGCAACAAACGTTAGTGACGCAAAGTGAACTGCTGACCCGGGTTAAAGATGAACTCGATGAGCTAACCGAGCAGGAATCTGCACTGGAACAAGATCACCAGAGTGCTTCTGATTATTTACAACTGGTTCATAACGCATTACGTCAGAAAGAAAAAATCGAACGCTACCGGGAAGATCTGGAAGAACTGAGTGAGCGTCTGGAAGAGCAACTGATGGTGGTTGAAGAGGCTCAGGAACAGACGCTTGAAGCCGAGCAGCACGCCACAATTCTGGAAGATGAAGTTGATAGTCTGAAGTCCCAACTGGCCGATTATCAGCAAGCACTGGATGTGCAACAAACCAGAGCACTGCAGTATCAGCAAGCCGTACAAGCGCTGGAAAAAGCCAAAGCGGCGCTGGATGATGACAGTCTGACGGCCGACAATGCATCACAGAAAATTCAGACCTTGAATCAATCCCAGCAGCAAATGACTGACCGGGTCTTGCAACTGAAGCACCGGTTGGATATGTCGGCTGCGGTCGCATCCCAGTTTGAACAGGCATACCAGTTTGTCCAATCCGTGCTCGGAGATGTTGCCCGTCACAGTGCCCATGAACATGGGGTTGCTTTGATTGAAAAAGCGCGCCACTGCAAACAATCGGTGACACAGGAAAACCAGTGGTATACGCGGCAAAGTGAAATTTCCCGTCAGTTAGAGCGTCAGCGTGATATTGCGGCTCTGGCAGAGACTTATCAGCATGAATATCAAGAGACGCTGGATAATGAATCGGCGATCAATGAAGCGCGAGAGAAACATCAAGCAGTTCTGGATGTTGTCGAACAAGAACTGATTGAACTCCGGGAATCACGCAGTGATTTACGTCGCCGCCAAGAAGATGTCCGGGCGCAGATTGAGCGGTTAGAAAAGATTGCGCCACAGTGGATTGTTGCGCGTAATGCGTTGGATGATTTACGAGAACAGAGCGGTGAAGCACTGGAAAGCTCACAGGCAGTGTTCTCGCATATGCAACAGACGCTGGAGCGCGAAAAGCAGCAGACTTCTGAGAAAGAGGAATTAGCGCGACAACGTCACAATCTTGAGCAAGACATTGAGCGTCTCGCTTCTCCCGGTGGGGCAAATGATGCGCGGTTAAAATCGCTGGCTGACACATTAGGCGGCATGTTGCTGTCAGAAATTTATGATGACATTACGCTGGAAGACGCACCGTACTTTAGTGCGATGTACGGACCTGCCAGACATGCGATTGTTGTCTCGGATCTGTCAGACATTCAAGAACGTCTGGCGGAATTAGATGATTGTCCTGAAGATGTTTATATCATTGAAGGGGACGTCGATGCGTTTGATGACAGCTCGTTTGACGCCGATGAACTGGAAGGCGCAGTCTGTGTTCGTCTGAATGATCGTCAGATTCGTTATTCCCGTTTCCCGGAGATACCTTTATTTGGCCGGGCGGCAAGAGAGCAGCGACTGACGCAACTGCGTGCACAACGAGACGATATAGTTGAGTTGTATGCTAAAGCCTCATTTGATGCGCAAAAACAACAACGGTTATATCAGGCCTATCAGGCATTTGTGGCGTCTCATATCACCACCGCGTTTGAAGCCGACCCCGAAAAGGCGCTTCAGGCATGCCGTGAGCAGTTGAATCAGTTGGGGCGTTCTCTGACTGAGTTCGGTCATCAGGAGCAGCAGTTACAGACGCGACAACAACAGAGTAAAAATGCATTATCTCTGCTTGAGAAGGTTGCTCCTTTTGTTCACTTGCTGGCCGATGACACACTACAAGAACAAGCCCATGAGATTGAGGCAAGCCTTACCGAACTGGACGAGGCCAAACGCTTTTTAAGCCAACACGGTTCGACCATCGAGCAACTGAGTCATTGTATTCATGCGCTTGAAAATGACCCCGAACAGTTTGATGCGCTGGAAAGTGAATATCACGATGCTGACCAACAGTTGCAGCAAGTGAAGACCCAGATTTTTGCTATCTCTGATTTGATCGAACGTCGCCATCATTTGCGTTATTCCGATGCGGTCGCGTTAGTTAACCAGAGTGATGCGCTGAGTGAGCAGTTGAAAGAGAAACTACAGCTCGCGGAATTACAGCGCGGCGAAGCCAGAGAAACCCTCAAACAGCGTCAGGGGCAGGCCAGCCAGTATCATCAAGTGCTGGCGTCGCTCAAAAGTGCACACCAGTCAAAACTCGAAACCGTACAGGAATTTGAGCAAGAGTTACAAGAATTGGGTGTCCAGACCGATACCAGCGCATTAGAACGTGCAGAACAGCGTAAAAATGAGTTGTATGAGCGTTTACATGTGTCGCGGCAACGACAGAGCGAACTGGAGAGATCGCGCACATCGACCGAAATGGAAATGACTTCGCTGAGCCGACAACTGAAGAAGGTGGAAAAAGAGTATCGTGATCTCAGAACGTTTATCGTCAACGCGAAAGCGGGATGGTGTTCGGTACTGAGACTCGCTCGTGCCCATGATGTTGAGCGACGCCTGCATAAACGTGAGCTGGCTTATCTGTCGGCAGGAGAACTGCGTTCTATGTCGGATAAGGCGTTAGGTTCGTTGCGTCTGGCTGTTGCCGATAATGAAACACTGAGAGACGCTTTACGTCAGTCTGAGGATAATGCCAGACCAGAGCGTAAGGTGCTGTTTTATATTGAAGTCTATCAGCACCTGCGTGAGCGGATCCGGCAGGATATCATTCGTACCGATGATCCGGTTGAAGCGATTGAAGAAATGGAAGTTGAGCTTGCCCGGTTGACGGAAGAGCTGACCCAACGGGAATCACGATTAGCGATCAGCTCTGAGTCGGTCGCCAGCATTATTCTCAAGACGATTCAGCGTGAGCAGAATCGAATTCGGATGCTCAACCAAGGTCTGTCCAATATTCACTTCGGTCAGGTGAATGGCGTGCGCTTGAATGTGAAAGTGCGTGAAAGCCACGAAATGCTCCTGACTGGGTTGTCGGAGCAGCAGGCGCAGCATCAGGACTTGTTCAACAGCTCGCGTTATACGTTCTCGGAAGCCATGGCAAAATTGTTCCAGCGGGTCAATCCACATATTGATATGGGACAGCGTTCACCTCAGGTGTTGGGGGAAGAGCTACTGGACTATCGGAATTACCTTGAGCTGAACGTGGAAGTCAATCGCGGTGCTGATGGTTGGTTACAGGCCGAATCCGGAGCGCTGTCGACCGGGGAGGCGATCGGAACGGGTCAGTCGATTCTGTTAATGGTTGTGCAGAGCTGGGAAGAAGAATCCCGTCGCTTGCGCAGCAAAGATATTATTCCGTGTCGTTTGTTGTTCCTCGATGAAGCCGCGCGTCTCGATGGCAAATCGATTTCAACACTGTTTGAACTGTGTGAACGACTCGATATGCAATTGCTGATTGCGGCACCGGAAAATATCAGCCCGGAAAAAGGTACCACTTATAAATTAGTGCGGAAGATTCACAAAAATCATGAACATGTTCATGTGGTAGGGCTGCGGGGATTCGGTCAGAATCATGCGCCTGAATCTGAAGACCTGACCGCAGAAGCTTCATGA
- the mukE gene encoding chromosome partition protein MukE encodes MSSTDMNEYMPEKLVKALSNPLFPALDSLLRAGRHVSGEDMDNHTFLSDFEPELAQFYQRYNTELVRAPEGFFYLRPRSTSLLNRSVLSELDMLVGKVLCFLYLSPERLAHEGIFTHQELYEELLTLVDEKKLMRLVTFRAGGSDLDREKLFEKVRTSLRKLRRMGMLVVLGESEKFRITEAVFRFGADVRVGDDMQEAQLRLIRDGEAVIPSRDVQEVSEDNDEEPTEANSSDVLTGFEGEA; translated from the coding sequence ATGTCATCGACAGATATGAATGAATATATGCCAGAGAAACTGGTCAAAGCACTTTCCAATCCGTTGTTCCCGGCATTGGATAGTTTATTACGTGCCGGCAGGCATGTTTCCGGTGAAGATATGGATAATCACACATTTTTGTCGGATTTTGAGCCAGAGCTGGCTCAGTTCTACCAGCGTTATAACACCGAACTGGTTCGCGCTCCTGAAGGCTTCTTCTATTTAAGGCCGCGTTCCACATCATTGCTCAATCGCAGTGTGCTGTCCGAACTCGATATGTTAGTCGGCAAAGTGCTTTGCTTTTTGTATCTCAGTCCTGAAAGACTGGCCCATGAAGGGATTTTTACCCATCAGGAATTGTATGAAGAGTTACTCACGCTGGTGGATGAGAAAAAGTTGATGCGTTTAGTGACTTTCCGGGCTGGTGGATCGGATCTGGATCGGGAAAAGCTCTTTGAAAAAGTCAGAACGTCGTTACGCAAACTGCGTCGAATGGGCATGCTGGTCGTTCTGGGAGAAAGTGAAAAGTTTCGGATTACCGAAGCGGTGTTTCGTTTTGGTGCAGATGTTCGTGTCGGTGATGACATGCAAGAAGCACAATTGAGATTAATTCGGGACGGTGAAGCGGTCATACCCAGCCGGGACGTTCAGGAAGTGAGCGAAGATAACGATGAGGAACCTACAGAAGCGAACTCATCAGATGTATTAACAGGATTTGAAGGTGAAGCATGA
- the mukF gene encoding chromosome partition protein MukF — protein MIDELAQQAEVQPIDELVGWVRHHDLSLNLDTERLAFLIAIAVLSRDRFDDELGEGELHDAFAIVTRLFDETGEASAFRANNAINDLVHQRLLRRFTSEVTDGASIYRLSPLAIGITDYYLRHREFSKLKLSIQLSIVADEMAKAKEAAEKGGTASHWQKNVYGVLKYSVGEIFDQIDLNQRVMDEQQQEVKEQIAQLLNKDWRDAIQNCESLLSETSSTLKELQDTLQAAGDEMQTQILDIQECVYGESELDFIEETLFQLQIKLDRIISWGQQAIDLWIGYDRHVHKFIRTAIDMDQNRAFSQRLRQSMNDYFAAPWFLTYADAERFMDMRDEALVLRDDEVTGQVPEDVEYEEFQQVNDVLAAQIGEMLTVHKDQGTPIDLGIILKNYLTEHPKTHHFDLARIVVDQAVRLGYSASDYQAIQPDWQAINEFGAKVQANVIDRYE, from the coding sequence ATGATAGACGAATTGGCGCAACAAGCCGAAGTACAACCAATTGATGAATTGGTTGGATGGGTCAGGCATCATGACTTGTCTCTCAACCTGGATACGGAGCGACTCGCATTTTTGATTGCGATTGCTGTATTGAGTCGGGATCGATTTGATGATGAACTCGGGGAAGGGGAATTACATGATGCATTTGCAATCGTCACTCGATTATTCGATGAGACCGGAGAAGCGTCCGCTTTTCGGGCTAATAATGCGATCAATGATTTAGTTCACCAGCGGTTACTCCGGCGTTTTACCAGTGAAGTGACCGACGGGGCGAGCATCTATCGATTATCCCCATTAGCGATTGGTATTACGGATTATTATCTGCGCCATCGCGAATTTTCTAAATTAAAGCTATCGATTCAGCTATCAATTGTTGCCGATGAAATGGCAAAGGCGAAAGAAGCGGCTGAGAAAGGTGGCACAGCGTCTCACTGGCAGAAAAATGTATATGGTGTTTTGAAGTATTCTGTGGGTGAGATTTTTGATCAAATCGATCTCAACCAGCGAGTCATGGATGAACAGCAGCAAGAAGTCAAAGAACAGATTGCTCAGTTGTTGAACAAAGACTGGCGAGATGCGATTCAGAATTGTGAATCTCTTTTATCAGAAACGTCATCAACCCTTAAAGAGTTACAAGACACCCTGCAGGCTGCGGGGGATGAAATGCAAACGCAGATTCTCGATATTCAGGAATGCGTTTATGGTGAATCTGAACTGGATTTTATCGAAGAAACTTTGTTTCAGTTGCAGATTAAACTAGACCGAATTATCAGTTGGGGCCAGCAGGCGATTGACTTATGGATCGGCTATGATCGTCATGTTCATAAGTTTATTCGAACTGCGATTGATATGGACCAGAACCGTGCTTTTAGCCAGCGTTTGCGTCAATCGATGAACGATTACTTCGCGGCGCCTTGGTTCCTCACATATGCCGATGCTGAGCGCTTTATGGATATGCGGGATGAAGCTCTGGTACTGCGGGATGACGAGGTCACAGGGCAGGTCCCTGAAGATGTTGAATATGAAGAGTTTCAACAGGTTAACGATGTCTTGGCGGCGCAGATCGGTGAGATGCTGACCGTGCATAAAGATCAGGGTACACCGATTGATCTCGGTATCATTTTAAAGAATTACCTCACAGAACATCCAAAAACGCACCATTTTGATTTAGCCAGAATCGTGGTCGATCAGGCGGTCCGGTTGGGCTATTCAGCGTCTGATTATCAGGCGATTCAGCCAGACTGGCAGGCAATCAATGAATTTGGTGCAAAGGTACAAGCAAATGTCATCGACAGATATGAATGA
- the cmoM gene encoding tRNA uridine 5-oxyacetic acid(34) methyltransferase CmoM: MITQATVTEDRNFDDIAHKFAKNIYGSDKGMIRQTIVWEDIQTILTSFSPEAFPLSVLDAGGGLAQLSQRLARQGHQVTLCDLSSEMLQLAYTDIEKNGLLTQYRFVHAAVQDMQQHITAPVDFLMFHAVMEWLADPKDALEKLLAQVRVGGVASIMFYNHHGLVLKNVICGNIPHVLDGMPYRKRFKLQPQKGLNPEAVYQWIEACGFSIEGKSGIRSFSDYIGNRQNMGEYSEEDVLALERQLCRQEPYLSLGRYIHVWARKK; this comes from the coding sequence ATGATAACTCAAGCTACTGTGACTGAAGATCGCAATTTCGACGATATTGCCCACAAATTTGCAAAAAATATATACGGCTCTGACAAAGGTATGATTCGTCAGACCATTGTGTGGGAAGATATTCAAACTATTTTAACATCATTTTCTCCGGAAGCATTCCCACTTTCGGTGCTGGATGCCGGTGGTGGTCTGGCACAGCTATCGCAGCGGCTCGCGAGACAGGGACATCAGGTGACATTATGTGATCTTTCTTCTGAAATGTTGCAGTTGGCGTACACCGATATTGAAAAAAATGGTCTGCTTACGCAGTATCGCTTTGTCCATGCGGCAGTACAGGATATGCAACAGCACATCACCGCTCCGGTTGACTTTTTGATGTTTCATGCGGTGATGGAGTGGCTGGCTGATCCGAAAGATGCGCTGGAAAAATTATTGGCTCAGGTCAGGGTCGGTGGCGTTGCGTCCATCATGTTTTACAATCATCACGGATTGGTGCTGAAAAATGTGATTTGCGGCAACATTCCTCATGTGTTGGATGGCATGCCGTATCGCAAACGGTTTAAGTTGCAGCCGCAAAAAGGACTGAATCCAGAAGCGGTCTATCAATGGATAGAAGCTTGTGGATTCAGTATTGAGGGCAAAAGCGGAATTCGCTCGTTCAGCGATTACATTGGTAATCGCCAGAACATGGGTGAGTACAGCGAAGAAGATGTACTGGCACTTGAAAGGCAGTTATGCCGTCAAGAGCCTTATTTATCTCTGGGCCGCTATATTCATGTATGGGCCAGAAAAAAGTAA
- the elyC gene encoding envelope biogenesis factor ElyC, which produces MLFFRTISYMFELKKIISALMMPLPALLIIGFIGLMMIMFSTKRKTGCLIVLFSYTLLFLASFQPVSDRLLAPLERKYSAFLPVEGSIDYIMVLGSGHVVDDQLPPTSQLSRSALMRLTEGIRIMRMYPGSRLILSGYAGGTRFSHARMLARVALSLGVAKSDIVLLESAKDTWEEAQLAASFVGPRKLVLVTSASHMDRALHEFQSAGLNPIPAPTNYLSYKNIAQPWIKYAPKAIYLEQTERYWYETLGKFWHYLKNWVANQEATVAEPAKQKL; this is translated from the coding sequence TTGCTGTTTTTTCGGACTATTTCTTATATGTTTGAGCTTAAAAAAATCATATCTGCATTAATGATGCCCCTTCCCGCCTTGCTCATCATCGGTTTTATCGGACTGATGATGATTATGTTTTCAACAAAAAGGAAAACCGGTTGCCTGATTGTTCTGTTCTCTTACACATTACTGTTTTTAGCGTCATTCCAGCCTGTTTCTGACCGCCTTCTTGCCCCGCTGGAACGCAAATATTCAGCCTTTTTACCTGTAGAGGGTAGCATTGACTACATCATGGTTCTTGGCAGCGGTCATGTTGTCGATGATCAACTCCCGCCGACCTCTCAACTCAGTCGTTCCGCTCTCATGCGACTGACGGAAGGTATCCGGATTATGCGGATGTATCCGGGATCTCGTTTGATTCTTTCCGGATATGCCGGCGGTACCCGGTTTAGTCATGCCAGAATGCTGGCAAGAGTTGCTCTGTCACTCGGTGTAGCAAAATCCGATATCGTGTTACTGGAAAGTGCCAAAGATACCTGGGAAGAAGCTCAGCTAGCCGCAAGTTTTGTCGGACCGCGAAAACTAGTGCTCGTCACCTCTGCCAGTCATATGGATCGTGCATTACATGAGTTCCAGTCTGCTGGCCTCAACCCGATCCCTGCCCCAACCAATTATCTGTCTTATAAAAATATAGCGCAGCCTTGGATAAAATATGCGCCGAAAGCCATTTATCTCGAACAGACAGAAAGATATTGGTATGAAACATTGGGGAAATTCTGGCACTACTTGAAAAACTGGGTCGCGAATCAGGAAGCAACCGTTGCCGAACCGGCGAAACAGAAGCTTTAG